The proteins below come from a single Desulfitobacterium metallireducens DSM 15288 genomic window:
- a CDS encoding O-antigen ligase family protein translates to MIYVLFILGNLLVDPSLVVVDAYALGIGLIIINHIRWEGGQELLYHFVLLFSVMDFTFNLPLLGRFNIYYLHIALFVLVVWLMVSFLKKRPNLSPKQLTQNRYLLFLSIFIVYMVISLVWSEAKGAAVKQMINYGIMICFMLVVFIFNPNQEKLRETLKVLAYTLGSVLVIGTIEMTGNRIMPVRNIFSDTGWYDKGIDYLKTIPEVFFYNPNNYGVYLIMAMCFIVSFIVYNRNKKTTALFWLLQLGALMNLIFCTSRTAYIAMLVTLGGFMVLFLLTREWRKFRKALAVGLLTIILFYGLSITPELDVYYGKFNDTPIINMLSLNKNKKIQPIAEFGGEGSTSERMTTMIDITKGVVLEGHPQGFGVNNTGGYLKKLGNTHGIVNPHSLWFEVLGDFGIGIFLYFIFIYLNLLWDLLKVYRESLKSAPSGITSYTTLSLIAALGGFILTAFAPSSVISFPQMWLLFGLAATIIIRRKTFLENVKNG, encoded by the coding sequence ATGATCTATGTCCTTTTTATCCTGGGGAATCTGCTCGTTGATCCGAGCTTAGTCGTTGTTGATGCGTATGCTTTAGGGATAGGGCTGATCATTATCAACCATATTCGCTGGGAAGGCGGACAGGAACTGCTCTATCACTTTGTTTTGTTGTTTTCCGTGATGGACTTTACCTTCAATCTCCCCTTGCTGGGTCGCTTTAACATTTATTATCTGCATATTGCCTTATTTGTCTTAGTCGTTTGGCTGATGGTTTCTTTCTTAAAAAAGAGACCGAATCTCAGTCCCAAGCAGCTTACCCAGAATCGATATCTTCTTTTTCTCTCCATTTTTATCGTTTATATGGTTATTTCTCTTGTTTGGTCAGAAGCTAAGGGAGCAGCCGTCAAGCAAATGATCAATTATGGGATTATGATCTGCTTCATGCTTGTTGTTTTTATTTTCAATCCGAATCAAGAAAAGCTGAGAGAAACGCTCAAGGTTTTGGCTTATACCCTCGGATCCGTCCTGGTTATAGGGACGATTGAAATGACAGGAAATCGGATCATGCCTGTTCGCAACATTTTCTCGGATACGGGCTGGTATGATAAAGGAATTGATTATCTTAAAACGATTCCTGAAGTTTTCTTTTATAATCCCAATAACTATGGGGTTTATCTGATTATGGCGATGTGCTTTATCGTTTCTTTTATTGTGTATAACCGCAATAAAAAGACGACAGCCTTGTTTTGGCTCCTGCAATTAGGAGCACTCATGAATCTGATCTTTTGTACCTCACGGACAGCCTATATTGCCATGCTCGTAACCTTGGGTGGGTTTATGGTACTCTTCCTTTTGACAAGGGAATGGCGGAAATTCCGGAAAGCCTTAGCTGTGGGACTGTTAACAATCATTCTCTTTTATGGCTTATCGATCACGCCAGAACTTGATGTTTATTATGGAAAGTTTAATGATACGCCGATCATCAATATGCTGAGTTTAAATAAGAACAAAAAAATTCAGCCGATTGCTGAATTTGGGGGAGAAGGCTCAACCAGTGAGCGCATGACGACGATGATCGATATTACCAAAGGCGTAGTTCTGGAGGGGCATCCTCAAGGATTTGGGGTCAATAATACCGGCGGTTACCTCAAGAAACTGGGTAACACGCATGGGATTGTCAATCCGCACAGTCTTTGGTTCGAAGTCCTCGGGGATTTTGGAATCGGGATTTTCCTCTACTTTATCTTTATTTACCTAAACCTTCTGTGGGATCTTTTGAAGGTTTATCGAGAAAGCCTGAAATCTGCCCCCTCTGGAATAACTTCGTATACAACCTTAAGCTTGATTGCAGCCTTGGGCGGGTTTATTTTAACCGCCTTTGCCCCGAGTTCGGTGATTAGTTTTCCACAGATGTGGCTCTTATTTGGTCTTGCGGCCACGATCATTATTCGTCGCAAAACGTTTCTCGAAAACGTAAAGAATGGGTGA
- a CDS encoding N-acetyltransferase produces MTTKNMNRLFISPEATIPESTIFGPFCVIGQGVTLGEHVVLGAGCILADGVSIGAGTVLGHYVTVDHGAVLGEECQIGNHVSVGTWAKVGARTKVGDHTTIYPQVDLGEDGFIGSNSSIGRLPKAAATSTVKAHADLPPLRIGKGYTAGCSVVLYAGTSYGDKVFIGDGALVRERCTIGQNVVIGSGAAVENDTRIGEFTKIQTGSYITAYMEIDDHVFIAPMVSTTNDNFMGRTEKRFKLIKGAHIGRGARIGGASILLPGVEIAPETFVAAGALVTKDTTEKRVMIGFPARDVRQVPEEELLP; encoded by the coding sequence ATGACAACTAAAAATATGAATAGACTTTTCATCTCGCCTGAAGCGACAATTCCTGAGAGTACGATTTTTGGACCTTTCTGCGTGATTGGACAAGGCGTGACTTTGGGTGAACACGTCGTTTTGGGCGCAGGGTGTATTCTCGCGGACGGAGTATCAATTGGTGCAGGAACAGTACTCGGTCACTATGTCACTGTGGATCATGGCGCTGTCTTAGGTGAAGAATGCCAGATCGGAAATCATGTGAGCGTTGGGACTTGGGCCAAAGTGGGCGCCCGGACGAAAGTCGGTGATCACACGACGATTTATCCGCAAGTTGATTTAGGAGAAGACGGTTTTATCGGGAGTAACTCTTCGATTGGACGTCTTCCTAAAGCTGCAGCAACAAGTACGGTTAAGGCCCATGCGGATTTACCCCCTCTTCGAATCGGGAAGGGCTATACTGCGGGATGCTCGGTTGTGCTTTATGCTGGGACAAGTTATGGAGATAAGGTTTTCATCGGGGATGGAGCACTTGTTCGCGAAAGATGCACGATTGGTCAGAATGTTGTGATCGGGAGTGGCGCGGCAGTTGAAAATGATACCCGGATCGGCGAGTTTACAAAGATTCAAACCGGTTCGTATATCACCGCTTATATGGAAATCGATGATCACGTTTTTATTGCCCCAATGGTTTCGACCACGAATGATAACTTCATGGGTCGTACGGAAAAACGCTTCAAGCTTATTAAGGGAGCCCATATTGGCCGTGGCGCCAGGATCGGTGGAGCATCGATTCTCCTTCCGGGAGTTGAGATAGCTCCTGAGACCTTCGTCGCCGCTGGGGCGTTAGTCACGAAGGATACGACGGAAAAGCGAGTTATGATTGGATTCCCTGCTCGCGATGTTCGGCAGGTGCCAGAGGAGGAACTGCTCCCGTAA
- a CDS encoding Gfo/Idh/MocA family protein — MDKKMRFAIIGCGRIAQKHGESIMAIPEAELVAVCDIVPEKAQAFADKYGAKPYTSYDEMLANEDLEVVTIATPSDLHAPIGIAAAKAGKHVMVEKPMAMTLKSADELIKTCKDGGVKLAVIHQNRFNKSVKLMRKALDEGRFGKLTHGQATVRWNRDENYYAQASWRGTKLQDGGVLMNQSIHNIDLLQWTFGPVESVFGYTATAMRPIEMEDVGGAVIKFKNGAIGLIEAASTIYPKNIEETLNVFGTTGSVIIGGIAVNRVETWEFPESEEEKTQILDSQENDPPTVYGFGHREIITDMIHAIKEDRLPAIPGEEGRKALEIILAIYKCQATKEPVVFPLVED, encoded by the coding sequence ATGGATAAAAAAATGCGTTTTGCTATCATTGGTTGTGGACGAATTGCTCAAAAACATGGGGAATCGATCATGGCGATTCCGGAAGCGGAACTCGTGGCAGTTTGCGATATTGTTCCGGAGAAGGCGCAAGCCTTTGCTGATAAGTACGGAGCTAAACCCTATACCTCCTATGACGAAATGTTGGCAAATGAGGATCTTGAAGTGGTAACCATCGCGACCCCTTCAGACTTACATGCTCCGATTGGAATTGCAGCTGCTAAAGCAGGTAAACATGTCATGGTGGAAAAGCCGATGGCGATGACCCTAAAAAGTGCGGATGAACTCATCAAGACCTGTAAGGATGGTGGCGTGAAACTCGCCGTTATTCACCAAAACCGCTTTAACAAGTCGGTGAAATTGATGCGCAAAGCCTTGGATGAGGGCCGCTTCGGAAAACTGACCCATGGTCAAGCGACCGTACGTTGGAATCGTGATGAAAACTACTATGCTCAAGCTTCTTGGCGTGGAACGAAGCTCCAGGATGGCGGCGTGCTCATGAACCAATCGATCCATAATATTGACTTGCTTCAATGGACCTTTGGCCCTGTAGAATCCGTCTTCGGCTATACCGCAACTGCGATGCGTCCTATCGAGATGGAAGATGTCGGAGGAGCCGTCATAAAATTTAAGAATGGCGCCATTGGTTTGATTGAAGCCGCCTCGACGATCTATCCGAAAAATATTGAAGAAACGCTTAATGTCTTCGGAACGACAGGTTCAGTCATTATTGGCGGCATCGCTGTTAACCGGGTTGAAACCTGGGAGTTTCCTGAAAGCGAAGAGGAGAAAACGCAAATCTTAGACAGTCAAGAAAATGATCCGCCAACAGTCTATGGATTTGGACATCGCGAGATCATCACGGATATGATTCATGCCATTAAGGAAGATCGATTGCCGGCAATCCCGGGCGAAGAAGGCCGCAAGGCTTTGGAGATCATTCTCGCGATTTATAAATGTCAAGCGACGAAGGAACCTGTTGTCTTCCCGCTTGTCGAAGATTAA
- a CDS encoding polysaccharide biosynthesis protein has translation MLWRKRTLMLMAIDVVLVNLAAFLSFYIRFEGSIPSEYTLTYYHSAWAATLIYLAVFYVFGLYKRLWQYASTGELLLIVFAATVGTAATVTVVYFLAPMRFPHSVAALLWFTTLFLIGASRFAWRIIQENVFTPHVPGSQRQVLVVGAGDAGVVAVRELKNRNYHEGRPVGFIDDDLKKQHLQLMGIPVLGTHKDIARVVKNHNIDEVVIAMPSASGEVIREIVQITEKTGVDLKILPGVYDLLSGKVDTKEIREVQVEDLLGREQVNVDLEQVAGYLAGETVFVTGGGGSIGSEICRQITRFNPGKIVILGHGENSIFDIEQELRTEHPGIEIATEIVDIKDREKIQLVFERYRPGVIFHAAAHKHVPLMEKNPEEALKNNIVGSFNLAEAADKVGVKIFVLISTDKAVNPTSVMGATKRVTEMIIQTMDKRSKTKFVAVRFGNVLGSRGSVIPTFKKQIKKGGPVTVTHPEMVRFFMTIPEASQLVIQAGAMAQGGEIFILDMGKPVKIVDLARDLIRLSGFEPDVDIPIKFTGMRPGEKLYEELLTAEEGTSATKHKRIFVAKPSPVETAKLEEIIHTIREQGTYLSKDEVVELLQTVIPTFRKQTAKAVANQ, from the coding sequence ATGTTATGGCGTAAGCGAACTTTAATGTTAATGGCGATTGATGTCGTACTCGTAAATCTTGCTGCTTTTTTAAGCTTTTATATTCGTTTTGAAGGGAGTATCCCTTCGGAATATACGTTGACCTATTACCATTCAGCATGGGCCGCCACCCTAATTTATTTGGCGGTTTTCTATGTTTTTGGACTTTACAAAAGGCTTTGGCAGTACGCTAGTACCGGTGAACTTTTGTTGATTGTTTTTGCGGCAACCGTGGGTACTGCAGCCACAGTCACGGTCGTTTATTTCTTGGCACCCATGCGTTTTCCCCATTCCGTGGCAGCGCTTCTTTGGTTTACCACCCTCTTTCTCATAGGGGCCTCGCGCTTTGCTTGGAGGATTATACAAGAGAATGTTTTTACACCGCACGTTCCGGGTTCTCAGAGACAGGTGCTGGTTGTGGGCGCCGGAGATGCCGGTGTCGTGGCAGTTCGTGAACTTAAGAATCGAAATTATCATGAAGGGCGACCCGTCGGATTTATTGATGATGACCTGAAAAAACAGCACCTTCAGCTCATGGGCATTCCCGTCTTAGGGACGCATAAGGATATTGCCCGTGTGGTTAAAAATCATAATATTGATGAAGTTGTGATTGCGATGCCTTCTGCTTCAGGAGAAGTCATTCGCGAGATCGTACAGATTACGGAAAAAACTGGCGTGGATTTAAAAATTTTGCCGGGCGTTTACGATCTCCTGAGTGGTAAGGTGGATACTAAAGAAATTCGTGAAGTTCAAGTCGAGGACTTACTCGGTCGCGAACAAGTTAACGTTGACCTTGAGCAGGTAGCTGGCTACTTAGCGGGAGAAACCGTTTTCGTCACCGGAGGCGGGGGCTCAATCGGTTCGGAGATTTGCCGTCAGATCACGCGCTTTAACCCCGGTAAAATCGTGATTTTGGGTCATGGTGAAAATAGTATTTTTGATATTGAACAAGAACTTCGCACTGAACATCCTGGCATTGAGATCGCGACTGAGATCGTGGATATTAAAGATCGTGAGAAGATCCAGCTTGTTTTTGAACGTTATCGACCTGGCGTTATTTTCCATGCCGCAGCTCATAAGCATGTGCCGCTGATGGAGAAAAACCCGGAAGAGGCTTTGAAAAATAACATTGTCGGCTCGTTTAACTTAGCCGAGGCTGCTGATAAAGTCGGCGTTAAAATTTTTGTGCTCATTTCCACAGATAAAGCGGTGAATCCTACCAGTGTGATGGGTGCGACTAAACGGGTGACTGAGATGATTATTCAGACCATGGATAAACGCTCTAAAACAAAATTCGTGGCCGTTCGTTTTGGCAATGTTTTAGGAAGCCGAGGCAGTGTGATTCCTACCTTTAAAAAGCAAATTAAGAAAGGTGGACCCGTCACCGTCACCCACCCTGAAATGGTCCGGTTCTTTATGACCATACCGGAGGCTTCGCAACTGGTCATTCAGGCTGGCGCGATGGCTCAAGGTGGAGAAATTTTCATTCTCGATATGGGTAAGCCTGTTAAAATTGTTGATTTAGCCCGTGACCTCATTCGTTTGTCCGGGTTTGAACCTGATGTTGATATCCCGATTAAATTTACAGGAATGCGTCCGGGTGAGAAGCTATATGAAGAGTTACTCACGGCAGAGGAAGGGACCTCAGCCACGAAGCATAAACGCATTTTCGTGGCCAAGCCAAGTCCTGTTGAGACCGCGAAACTCGAAGAAATCATCCATACCATTCGTGAGCAGGGTACCTATCTGTCTAAGGATGAGGTCGTCGAGCTTCTTCAAACCGTCATTCCTACATTTCGAAAGCAAACTGCCAAAGCAGTGGCGAACCAATAA
- a CDS encoding cell wall-binding repeat-containing protein has translation MKNRKKWMSVLISTILLVQTLGEPSLLLAATNSLTTPTTTPTNFTPQVNPSLEEINTLLEKVAREEEIPSTILKAIAFQESSWRQFDSLGQPLLSTSGAIGIMQISPKYESPENIVKLKTDIEFNIRRGAELLNEKWSFVPKIGDGDRNKLENWYFAIWAYNIWSGKNNPNEATNTSTTSIGVSQGSVTPTVTSPTTPVIVYQEDVLKKIANPPAWLARYIPAVEVTRVPASSLPAQGVPQKTVPWTTPLPYHLGDLNAGAVTKVVPEWMRLQGSDRIDTALQQAQKGWPQGSKSVILARADNFPDALAGVPLAARLDAPILLTSSQELDPRVLVTLNTLQPQTIYLLGGEGALGTKITTILEEKGWGKENIVRISGDSRYSTASSLALATAATSLPAITAEGNISIQTISQGTSLQSIPAVAIATGENFPDALGIASIAGAKKMPILLTSAEEIPTETLETLKRLNPAKVYLIGGKGSISLQVEQQIKDSLNLSSTQIRRLAGASRYDTMAAVAQEFQGDIQNLSFATGEDFPDALAGAALATHQSSTIVLVPKTSLEEYPGLQNWLKGQIQTLTVPVASNGNSSLSLYLMGGSGAIPQKIEQELKSLVAQ, from the coding sequence GTGAAAAACAGAAAAAAATGGATGAGTGTCCTAATAAGTACTATTCTACTCGTACAAACCTTAGGAGAACCGAGCCTCCTTTTAGCAGCAACGAATTCTTTAACTACCCCTACGACGACTCCAACAAATTTTACACCCCAAGTCAATCCATCTTTAGAGGAGATCAATACCCTTTTGGAAAAAGTGGCCCGCGAAGAAGAGATCCCTAGCACGATTCTAAAAGCGATTGCCTTTCAAGAAAGTTCATGGCGTCAATTCGATAGTCTGGGTCAACCCCTTCTCAGCACATCAGGAGCAATTGGCATCATGCAAATTTCACCTAAATATGAAAGCCCTGAGAACATTGTAAAATTAAAGACCGATATTGAGTTTAATATTCGCCGGGGAGCGGAACTTCTGAATGAAAAGTGGTCGTTTGTCCCTAAAATAGGGGATGGAGATCGTAATAAATTAGAGAATTGGTACTTTGCGATCTGGGCCTATAATATTTGGTCTGGAAAGAATAACCCGAATGAAGCGACTAATACGAGCACAACGAGCATAGGAGTATCTCAGGGCAGTGTAACCCCTACAGTGACTTCCCCGACTACGCCCGTCATAGTCTATCAGGAGGATGTGCTGAAGAAGATTGCGAATCCCCCTGCTTGGTTAGCCCGTTATATTCCAGCAGTGGAGGTTACGCGAGTTCCGGCGAGTTCTTTGCCCGCGCAAGGAGTTCCTCAAAAAACGGTGCCATGGACGACCCCACTGCCTTATCACTTAGGAGATTTAAATGCGGGTGCAGTGACCAAAGTCGTTCCCGAATGGATGCGTTTACAAGGGAGCGACCGGATTGATACAGCGCTGCAACAAGCTCAAAAAGGGTGGCCCCAAGGTTCAAAGTCGGTTATTTTAGCACGAGCAGATAACTTCCCGGATGCTTTAGCAGGGGTTCCACTCGCCGCACGCTTGGATGCGCCTATTTTATTAACATCTTCACAAGAGCTTGATCCCAGGGTTCTTGTTACCTTGAACACGCTGCAACCTCAGACCATTTATCTGCTGGGCGGAGAAGGCGCGCTGGGGACAAAAATTACGACAATCCTTGAGGAAAAGGGCTGGGGCAAAGAAAATATCGTTCGTATTAGTGGAGATAGTCGTTACAGCACGGCTTCCAGTTTAGCTTTGGCCACAGCAGCCACATCCCTTCCTGCAATCACGGCAGAGGGAAATATATCGATACAAACGATTTCGCAAGGAACATCTTTACAGAGTATTCCAGCCGTAGCCATCGCAACAGGTGAGAACTTTCCCGATGCTTTAGGTATTGCTTCTATAGCCGGAGCGAAGAAGATGCCTATTCTGTTGACTTCAGCAGAGGAAATCCCGACAGAGACTTTAGAGACCTTGAAACGTCTTAACCCTGCGAAGGTCTATCTTATTGGAGGAAAAGGCAGTATTTCCTTGCAGGTGGAGCAACAGATTAAAGACAGTTTAAACTTATCGTCCACCCAAATTCGCCGACTCGCGGGAGCGTCACGTTATGATACGATGGCTGCTGTTGCCCAAGAATTTCAAGGAGATATTCAAAACCTCAGTTTTGCCACAGGCGAAGATTTTCCCGATGCGCTTGCGGGTGCAGCCTTAGCGACGCATCAATCTTCGACGATTGTACTTGTACCCAAGACTTCACTAGAAGAATATCCTGGTCTTCAGAATTGGCTCAAAGGACAAATTCAAACGCTGACGGTTCCCGTCGCCTCGAATGGAAATTCGTCCTTATCGCTCTATTTAATGGGCGGTTCAGGCGCTATACCTCAAAAAATCGAACAAGAACTGAAATCCTTAGTCGCACAGTGA
- a CDS encoding SdpI family protein, whose product MPSVGNRQGGWARILSGGLVIIDFAIAFWAYPHLGEKVPSHWNIAGQVDGYSSRFGGAFMLPFILLGIYLLFWVIPKIDPKKANYPAMSRVYWITALAVIFFMSLTHVGALGVGLGYLETLPRWYFSGIGLLFIVLGNYFGKIKFNYFFGIRTSWTLASEEVWYRTHRFAGPIWMVGGILLGILGFLPAQWVGPLFAAAMVLLVGVPILYSYVQFRKLSQ is encoded by the coding sequence ATGCCAAGTGTTGGAAACCGTCAAGGGGGCTGGGCCAGAATTCTATCGGGTGGGCTTGTTATTATTGATTTTGCAATTGCGTTCTGGGCATATCCGCACTTAGGGGAGAAGGTGCCTTCGCATTGGAATATAGCGGGTCAGGTCGATGGCTATTCCTCGCGCTTTGGGGGAGCCTTTATGTTACCGTTTATTCTCTTGGGAATTTATCTTCTGTTTTGGGTCATCCCCAAGATTGATCCGAAAAAAGCAAATTACCCGGCTATGTCAAGAGTTTATTGGATTACCGCATTGGCTGTGATCTTCTTTATGAGTTTGACCCATGTAGGAGCACTAGGTGTAGGGCTCGGTTATCTAGAAACCCTCCCTCGTTGGTACTTCTCGGGAATCGGTCTTTTGTTTATCGTCCTGGGAAATTATTTCGGAAAAATCAAATTCAACTATTTCTTTGGCATTCGGACATCTTGGACTTTAGCTAGTGAAGAAGTTTGGTATCGCACGCACCGCTTTGCCGGACCGATCTGGATGGTCGGAGGTATTCTTTTGGGCATCTTAGGCTTTTTACCCGCGCAATGGGTGGGCCCTCTCTTTGCAGCAGCAATGGTCTTACTGGTCGGCGTGCCTATCCTGTATTCCTATGTGCAGTTCCGTAAGCTGAGCCAATAG
- a CDS encoding autorepressor SdpR family transcription factor, producing MSPYNETFKALSDKTRRQILRDLRDGEMSAGEIADHFDMTKPSISHHLSLLKQADLISDRRQGQNIIYSLNTSVFEDVMGWFLELLGKDLSDLKKEE from the coding sequence ATGTCCCCTTATAATGAAACGTTTAAAGCCCTTTCGGATAAGACGAGACGGCAAATTCTCCGTGACTTGCGTGATGGAGAAATGAGTGCAGGGGAGATCGCAGACCATTTTGATATGACAAAACCCAGCATATCTCACCATCTTAGTCTTTTAAAACAAGCGGACTTAATCAGCGATCGGCGACAAGGGCAAAACATCATTTATTCTTTGAATACCTCTGTATTTGAAGATGTGATGGGCTGGTTCTTGGAACTGTTGGGCAAAGACCTTAGTGATTTAAAAAAGGAGGAATAG
- the galU gene encoding UTP--glucose-1-phosphate uridylyltransferase GalU: MRKIRKAVIPAAGLGTRFLPATKAQPKEMLPIVDKPTIQFIVEEAVNSGIEDIVIVTGRNKRAIEDHFDRSMELESFLKNGGKLELLDMVQDIARLVDIYYVRQKEALGLGHAIYCARKFIGDEPFAVLLGDDVIHSEVPCLRQMMNHYERYGASIVGVQQVPLEETSKYGIVDGTEISDRLYSASDLVEKPQPEESPASRLAIMGRYILNPEIFDILERVEPGKGGEIQLTDGLRELLKTQEILAYNFEGRRYDVGDKLGFVQATIEYALRREDLSEDLMSYLKNLVAEN; this comes from the coding sequence ATGAGGAAAATTCGAAAAGCAGTTATTCCGGCTGCTGGATTAGGAACGCGTTTTTTACCGGCGACAAAAGCCCAACCTAAAGAAATGTTGCCGATTGTTGATAAACCTACAATTCAGTTCATCGTGGAAGAGGCCGTTAATTCCGGAATCGAAGATATTGTCATTGTAACGGGTCGGAATAAGCGGGCGATTGAAGACCATTTTGATCGCTCAATGGAATTGGAATCTTTCTTGAAAAATGGGGGAAAATTAGAACTTCTCGATATGGTTCAAGATATCGCACGCCTCGTGGATATCTATTATGTCCGCCAAAAAGAAGCTTTAGGGTTAGGACATGCTATCTATTGTGCTCGAAAATTTATCGGTGATGAGCCATTTGCTGTTCTCCTCGGGGATGATGTCATCCATTCGGAAGTTCCTTGCCTTCGTCAAATGATGAACCATTATGAACGTTATGGGGCAAGCATCGTTGGGGTTCAGCAAGTCCCCCTCGAGGAGACCTCAAAGTATGGGATTGTGGATGGAACAGAAATTTCTGACCGACTCTACAGTGCCTCTGACCTTGTTGAAAAGCCTCAACCTGAGGAATCACCCGCTTCTCGGTTAGCGATTATGGGGCGCTATATCTTAAATCCTGAAATCTTTGATATTCTCGAGCGAGTCGAGCCGGGTAAAGGTGGAGAAATCCAACTGACGGACGGACTTAGAGAACTATTAAAGACTCAGGAAATTCTTGCTTATAACTTTGAAGGACGTCGCTATGATGTCGGAGATAAGCTTGGATTTGTCCAAGCCACGATCGAATATGCTCTCCGGCGTGAGGATCTTTCTGAGGATTTAATGAGCTATCTTAAGAATTTAGTCGCTGAAAATTAA
- a CDS encoding putative ABC transporter permease, with protein MADNFLSLSRHRWARFLIYGFLGLTLEVIYTGLSSLLKGDLSMHGFTFLVMFPIYGLAIFLEPVHNKIKPQPWWLRGLIYLFIIWGIEYLSGWFLNFILGYCPWSYHDPLNIKGWITLRMAPEWFLAGLGFEIIHTGLEHTS; from the coding sequence ATGGCCGATAACTTTCTTTCTTTATCACGTCATCGTTGGGCACGCTTTCTCATCTATGGCTTCCTCGGCTTAACGCTCGAGGTCATTTATACCGGACTTTCCTCCTTACTCAAGGGGGATCTAAGCATGCACGGTTTTACCTTTTTAGTCATGTTTCCGATTTATGGTTTGGCTATTTTTCTCGAGCCTGTTCACAACAAAATCAAGCCCCAGCCGTGGTGGCTCCGGGGCTTAATCTATTTGTTTATCATTTGGGGGATTGAATATTTGAGCGGCTGGTTCCTAAACTTCATTCTAGGCTACTGCCCTTGGTCATACCACGATCCTCTGAATATCAAGGGCTGGATCACACTAAGAATGGCTCCTGAATGGTTTCTGGCAGGCCTCGGTTTTGAGATCATCCATACCGGTCTAGAGCATACTTCTTAA